CCCCAGCTGGGCCATGACCACCAGGAGACCAGCCTGCACAGCAAACAGGGACAGGCACGTTTGCCATGGTGTTTGCAGAATCAGTTCCACACGCACAACGAGGGCATGAAGCTGTGTTTCCCCTAAAACAGGAACTGGAGTACATAAAGCTTCCCACTGCTTTaacagctccaggctgcagcagcatcagctctGGCAGGACTGAACTACTCTGAAAGCCTTCAAGACACAAATTACCACAGCAAGCAGTGTTTATAAAGCAATCTCCCTGCTGACCTCTAGTTTCAGCTTGTTCAACCTGCAGAAGCATCTTTCGCCAGCTGATGCCAAGTCCTGGGTAGGTCACTTGAAAAAGATAAACTGTACTCTATCACTTCTTCCCTACCAACTCTCCTAGGACAAATAACACTTATCCCTCCCTAAAGCAGAAAATCTCTCTGAACATGAGCACTTTCTGGGACCTCCTGTGACAGCCATGACAGCCAGGCCCTGTAATTCCCTCTCCCAAACCCCAGAGGAAACCTGGGACACATGACAATCACCTGTCTCATGAGTGTAGATTTGCCACCCATGTTGGGGCCAGTTACCAGCACACAGGAggcctcactgctgctgccttcaccCTTGATGCCTATCACGATGTCATTGGGAATAAAATCATCCCCAAAGAAAGTTTTTGTGATGCAAGGATGGCGGGAATTTCGAAGTTCCAGGAAGGGAGGAGCATTATCTGTAGGCAGCAGGATTACAGGTCGGCACAGAGGTCCATCACCACCTTGACTGTAGTGAGCAAGGGACATCAAGACATctagaaaatgaagagaaattcCAGTCAGTCACACTTTCAAATTTCTTCATGCACAGGAATTAATTTACTCATTGAACAGCAATTTTGTAGAAAcacttttctattttattccattttcctcATAAGGGAAACACCCATGAAGGACTCCAGAACAAGTAAAAGGCGGGAATATTTGCAGTGTCTTTCCTCATTCCTTCCAGATTTCTATAGATGTAATGATAAAAATGCTCCCCTATAGTTATTTTAGTTCAAAAGTCTTTAAAATCcacataatttcatttcaagAATTCATGAATAAAACAATAATTTATTGCACTGGTTTTTCATTTAGAACTAGGAGGAAATCGGCTTCTGTGACAGTGAATTACTTTGGGAAGAATCCTAATTCTGCTTGAAAGTTGCCAGTGGAAAACTGTATAAATATTAAAACTCTGTGTCTccagcaggaagcagcagcacaagacCCCGCAGTTAGCTGAGCCCTGAGGTTCTAAAAGCTATCACCCACACAACGAGACTGTTCATGATTTTAGAGGCTTTATGTACACACATTACAGCTGAGCCTGGACACTGAATTCCTCCCTGCTGGGAACCAATTCAGCACTTGCCCTGAGCTGTGGTGTGGCTCATGTGACtgcttcccagctctcccagcaaaTCCATTCCCAGCCAAcactccctgcctgcctgccctccctTTTTCTGCTCTAGTGGCATTCAGAGACTGCTTTCATTTCTCCCTGGAACAAAGACATCCCAGAGTGCCTCATCCTAGCAGAAAATCCACAGGACAGAAGTATGCCAGTCCTGAGAAGGGAATACAGGAGATTGCTCTATCCCAGAAATAAGGAGGATTTGGGGAAGCCTTCTTAGTAGACTACCTTCTTCAAGGCTCAACACTGAGTActtacattttttaaaggatgGCCAGAAATCATCCTGCtcagataaaaaaaaacttACCAGCAGGTTAGATTTTTATAGCTCCATTTAATAAGAAGCTACTAATCCACACACAAGGCTCTGGAAGCAGTGGGGCCCACCAGGCTACACTGAACTGGGAGAAACACTTGGCTGCACATCTTCAACCACACATCAGGAATTAAACAGGGAATCACTGCTAATTATCAAAGACTTTACCACAATCAGGAGTTTTCAAACAAGTCAAGAGCTGGCAACGAGCTTCCCTAGATCAGATTTCACCAGCAGAGGGTTAGTTTTACCGTGTCAGAAGGAGGCAAAGCTTACCCAGCACAGCAATGCACTCCACAGCTGTCTGCCAGTCCTTGCTGTTCTTGTCGAAGTTGTAGAAGAGGCGCCTCATGCAGTCCTTGAGGGCGGCGTCGCGGCGCTCCTCGGCGTTCACCATGGCAGCCAGCATCCTCTCGATCTCCTTGGTCCAGTAACGCTTGTAGCCCTTCCTGCTGGACCTCAGCTCGTACTCCTCGGGCAGGCTTCGGGAGATGACACTTTCTGGGATCTCCATCTGGTACCGGTTCTTGCCCGTCCCCCAGTACTGCACGGATTTGGACCCAAGCAGCTTGCGCTGCTTGTCCAGGTACTTGCGCAGGTCCTCCTCGAGAGCTCTGATATCCTCCAGCGCTCCGTCGTAATCGGGGTCAAAGCCCACCTTGGGGGTGATCACTCCTGTCTTCCGAGCCTGGTTGTGATCAAAGGCCGTGTCCCACCTGGTGAGCTCTGCGCTCAGGTCTGGGAAGCGGCCATCGGGATTTTGGGCTTTGCGGGTGACCAGCTGCCTCAGGACTCTGGATTTGAAGTCACTGGCGAACTCCTCCATGAACTCGACAATTTCATTCATTATTTTGAATCCCTCCAGGGTAGACAGAAAGTCAGcgatttttttcttgctgtacTTGAGTTCTTCATAGAAGATGGCCCTGCTGTCAGGATGGTTCTGACTTTTGAGTGGTGACCCAATGCTGTGAATTTTGCTGAGCAGTCTCTCAAGGTCAGGCAGTTTCTTGAGGTACTCAGTGACTTCAGACATTTTATCTGGCACCGCCAGGAGGTCCTCGACAGCGTCCAAACGATCATTGATGGATTTAGGATTACAGAGAGGAGCGCAGAGCCACTGTTTCAGGAGTCGCTTCCCGAATGGTGTACAGCAAGAATCAATCCTTTCCAACAAGGTACCTTCAGTGCTTCCATTGGTTCCATTCTGCAGGACTTCCAAGTTCATCAGGGTGACTCCATCCAGCACCATCCGCTGGCCAGTTCTGCCAAACAAACTACTTGAACTCGTGGTTTTTGCAGTAGCAATATCCACAGGGACATATTCCTCGAAGTTTGCCTGTGATAACAGCTCCTGATCAATCAGACATTTTTTGAGATAGAAGACACATCCCCCAAGAGCTGACAAAGCTAACTCACTGTTTTCACCAGGAGTTAATCCCAGGGAGTCACTCTCTGAAGTCAGAGATTTGATTACAGAGGGCAGAGAACATCCATTTTCAGAATTCTGCTTCTCCTTGAAATATCCTTCCTCAAGAAGGACTTTTAGTGTTTTAGACGCATTCCAGAACTGGGAACCCGAGGTCAGCCCTTCCTGAATGCAAGAAACCAGCGAGCCCTTCAGTATCTTCTGTGTGTCCACAGACAGGTTGCCCTTCTCAAACAGCACCTGCACAGGGGTGTAGTGAGCTACCAAAGTCCTGAACCTGGAGCAGTGGCGGTCGTCAGGGAACTGCCCGACGTGGAACTTCCCCATGGAGGTGTCGACGAAGCAGACGCCGTAGAGGCGCGTCCCGGCCGCGTCCTCGTCCTCCTTCACGCTCAGCAGGAACCGGCTGTGGTTCTCGGAGGGGTCGCAGTCCATGACGCTGTAGGTCTGCGTTCCCTTGGTGATGATCCTGCAGATCTCCCGCCGCACCACCTTGTCAGACCTGCTGGAGTGGCCCGCGGCCCTGCAGCGCGCCTCCATCATTTCGGGCGTTTCCGTCTGCTCCACGCGCGCCACCTTGTAGCCCTTCTGCACCAGCACGTCGGAGAAGCGGCCGAACGCGGTCTCTGGAAAGCCCGAGTGGGCCCAGGTGCCCTTCATGAAGATGAGGCCCAGCTCGTTGACGCCGGTGACCGCGTCCATGTGGTACAGCTCGTAGAACTTCCCCACCTTGTAGCAAATCACGGCGTCGAAGTTCTGGCTCTTGAGCTGCCACCACCTCCGCACGCCCGGCGTGCACTTGTTGAGGTAATCCTCGGGCACGTGCAGAGTGCAGGGGTCGTAGTCAGGGTCACCCTGACGCCGCCTGTGCGcatccctcctcttcccctcctgcagccactcCAGCTTCTCGTGCTCCCACGCCGAGAAGCCGCCAGCGCCGCCGCTGCAAGCATTTGCTTGAGATTCAA
This window of the Ammospiza nelsoni isolate bAmmNel1 chromosome 3, bAmmNel1.pri, whole genome shotgun sequence genome carries:
- the MSH6 gene encoding DNA mismatch repair protein Msh6, whose protein sequence is MSRQSTLLRFFSKAPPAATEPRSEPRRASGERNGLQAKGSPPGGAGRAAARHGEKGEKGAGDGAAAKANKAPSVSCEYSPGDMVWAKMEGYPWWPCLIYNHPTERTIVRGKGKSTRVHVQFFDDSPTRGWISVKYLKPYKGSSDKETMKGGMFYSTKPEIKRAMVLADDAMSKDKTKRLELAVCNEPSDTEEEEEEVEEMSENASGNSEDCNSEEDVKSNKRVMSRERAVKAKRRRVLDSDSDHDGSDVEFKPDGKEAASSEEASSGVDENESSDTETEAESVAESPVKVPSKRKRREVKKPAKRSSLGNDCSGTPKRAAAVSSDAKSKLTSFAAPESFESQANACSGGAGGFSAWEHEKLEWLQEGKRRDAHRRRQGDPDYDPCTLHVPEDYLNKCTPGVRRWWQLKSQNFDAVICYKVGKFYELYHMDAVTGVNELGLIFMKGTWAHSGFPETAFGRFSDVLVQKGYKVARVEQTETPEMMEARCRAAGHSSRSDKVVRREICRIITKGTQTYSVMDCDPSENHSRFLLSVKEDEDAAGTRLYGVCFVDTSMGKFHVGQFPDDRHCSRFRTLVAHYTPVQVLFEKGNLSVDTQKILKGSLVSCIQEGLTSGSQFWNASKTLKVLLEEGYFKEKQNSENGCSLPSVIKSLTSESDSLGLTPGENSELALSALGGCVFYLKKCLIDQELLSQANFEEYVPVDIATAKTTSSSSLFGRTGQRMVLDGVTLMNLEVLQNGTNGSTEGTLLERIDSCCTPFGKRLLKQWLCAPLCNPKSINDRLDAVEDLLAVPDKMSEVTEYLKKLPDLERLLSKIHSIGSPLKSQNHPDSRAIFYEELKYSKKKIADFLSTLEGFKIMNEIVEFMEEFASDFKSRVLRQLVTRKAQNPDGRFPDLSAELTRWDTAFDHNQARKTGVITPKVGFDPDYDGALEDIRALEEDLRKYLDKQRKLLGSKSVQYWGTGKNRYQMEIPESVISRSLPEEYELRSSRKGYKRYWTKEIERMLAAMVNAEERRDAALKDCMRRLFYNFDKNSKDWQTAVECIAVLDVLMSLAHYSQGGDGPLCRPVILLPTDNAPPFLELRNSRHPCITKTFFGDDFIPNDIVIGIKGEGSSSEASCVLVTGPNMGGKSTLMRQAGLLVVMAQLGCYVPAESCRLTPIDRVFTRLGASDRIMAGESTFFVELSETSSILQHATEHSLVLVDELGRGTATFDGTAIASAVVEELAQRIRCRTLFSTHYHSLVEDHAHSRAVRLGHMACMVENESEDPSQETITFLYKFIEGACPKSYGFNAARLADIPEEVIQKGHRKAKEFEKATISLRIFRYLCQVVDGATRDANAVRKLTAMIDRL